The Bacillota bacterium nucleotide sequence CGCGCGGTGGTGGACGGCATCCTGCCGGGCTCCGAGGTGGTGGTGAATCCGTGGCTTGTCAGGGAGGGGCGTCAGGTCAAGTGACCGGTCGTGAAAGCTTGGAGCGTAACCTCGCGGATGTACGAGAACGGATCGCAGCGGCGGCCATCCGTTCCGGGCGGGACCCCGGCGACGTGACACTGGTGGCGGTGACCAAGACGGTCCCCGCGGATGTCGTCATGCAGGCCGTGTCGCTGGGCGTCACGGACGTTGGGGAGAACAGGGTGCAGGAAGCCCTGTTGAAGCATGGGACCTTCGGCGGCGCCGTGAGGTGGCATATGGTCGGTCACCTCCAGTCAAACAAGGCGGCGAAGGCGGTGCGTGTCTTTGATGTAATACATTCGGTGGACAGGCTTTCTTTAGCGGAGGAACTCGACCGCCTGGGCCGCTCGGCCGGCACGCCCGTCAGGGCGCTCGTACAGGTCAACGTTTCCGGCGAGGAGACGAAGTTCGGACTCCCACCGGCCGGGGTCGAGCCGTTGCTC carries:
- a CDS encoding YggS family pyridoxal phosphate-dependent enzyme, encoding MTGRESLERNLADVRERIAAAAIRSGRDPGDVTLVAVTKTVPADVVMQAVSLGVTDVGENRVQEALLKHGTFGGAVRWHMVGHLQSNKAAKAVRVFDVIHSVDRLSLAEELDRLGRSAGTPVRALVQVNVSGEETKFGLPPAGVEPLLRRVSAMRHLAVEGLMTIAPFTVNPEETRPFFRGLRQILERVNRAGIPGVNLRHLSMGMTNDYEVAIEEGATIVRIGTAIFGPRLA